A region of Leptospiraceae bacterium DNA encodes the following proteins:
- a CDS encoding aspartate kinase, which yields MSRLVVQKFGGTSVGTPERIQNVAKRIKSYYEKGDSVVVVVSAMGKTTDQLIELSKQVNQSPNKREMDVLLSTGEQVSIAMLAMALEAIGVPAISFTGFQVKIITDGNYSNAKIEMISRHRIEEAIAKKKVVVVAGFQGVDKDDNINTLGRGGSDTSAVALAAALDANECEIYTDVDGVFTADPNKVQGTRMHPQITYDEMLELASLGAGVLHSRSVEFAKNYNVVIHVRSSFNDKPGTLVLSEDKIVEKLRVSGVTVKNDQARVTIPNVPDKPGLAADLFGELASSDIIVDVIVQSSPYNGRNTIAFTIPRKDSEAARAILEKFSNTHDTGSPEIDGKIAILSVVGVGMKSHVGVAAGMFKTLAKKSINIEMISTSEIKISCVIKEEDALTALQEVHSTFIN from the coding sequence ATGTCCAGATTAGTAGTTCAAAAATTCGGTGGAACATCTGTAGGAACCCCGGAGAGAATACAAAATGTCGCAAAAAGGATTAAATCTTATTACGAAAAAGGCGACAGCGTAGTAGTTGTTGTATCTGCAATGGGTAAAACAACCGATCAGCTAATTGAACTCTCCAAGCAGGTGAATCAAAGTCCAAATAAAAGAGAAATGGATGTTCTTCTGTCCACAGGTGAACAAGTTTCCATAGCCATGTTAGCTATGGCTCTTGAAGCTATAGGTGTACCGGCTATATCCTTCACCGGCTTCCAGGTAAAGATTATTACGGATGGAAATTACTCAAATGCCAAAATCGAGATGATCTCCCGTCACAGGATAGAAGAGGCTATAGCAAAGAAGAAAGTTGTTGTCGTAGCTGGTTTTCAGGGGGTTGACAAGGATGACAACATCAATACTCTCGGGAGAGGAGGAAGTGATACTTCAGCCGTAGCTCTGGCAGCAGCCCTTGACGCCAATGAGTGTGAAATTTACACTGATGTAGATGGTGTATTCACTGCCGATCCGAATAAGGTGCAGGGAACCCGTATGCATCCACAGATCACCTATGATGAAATGTTAGAATTAGCCAGTTTAGGTGCCGGCGTACTACATTCCAGAAGTGTAGAATTCGCAAAAAATTACAATGTTGTAATACATGTGCGTTCCAGCTTTAACGACAAGCCGGGAACCTTAGTCTTGAGTGAGGATAAAATAGTGGAAAAACTTAGAGTAAGTGGAGTAACTGTAAAAAATGATCAGGCCAGAGTAACCATACCTAATGTACCGGACAAACCAGGTCTCGCAGCTGACCTTTTCGGAGAACTGGCCAGTTCTGATATAATTGTAGATGTAATTGTCCAATCTTCTCCCTATAATGGAAGAAACACCATAGCCTTTACAATTCCCAGAAAAGACAGCGAAGCAGCTCGAGCGATTTTGGAAAAATTTTCCAATACGCACGATACAGGCTCACCTGAAATTGATGGAAAAATTGCCATTCTTTCTGTAGTAGGTGTAGGTATGAAATCTCATGTAGGGGTTGCTGCCGGTATGTTTAAGACTCTGGCAAAGAAGTCTATAAACATTGAAATGATTTCAACATCTGAAATAAAAATTTCCTGCGTAATTAAGGAAGAAGACGCACTTACTGCCCTTCAAGAAGTCCATAGTACCTTTATAAATTAA
- the topA gene encoding type I DNA topoisomerase yields MKKRVLLVVESPSKAKTIQSYLGEDYRVLATYGHTQDLPSHVMGVDIKNSFHPEFEIIQGKEKILRQLLKEARISSSVILATDPDREGEAIAFHIKNFLQESGVALFQRITLKEISKKALKKELQNPGKLNLDLVEAQLARRIIDRLMGYSVSPLLWDIRSGLSAGRVQSTVLKWICDRQKEIEEFATEEYYEVSAELREGLLFLLVEPVDTSLKTLHLSSQKQVEDIIKDLNKLEKNETEVKLKVVDIQSEKKTRYPPPPFTTSTLQQEAYRRLKFPANKTMLLAQKLYEGVDIAGEGRLGFITYMRTDSVRISEEAALKRRIYIEKQFGKVFIGLMQRKSKKGNIQDAHEAIRPVSISREPKNYTNKLPKDLLDLYKLIWERFVVSGMAAEQSVEYKYLSKRKDYYFLNKQKEVVFEGFTVFTGENKKKEKPHHLEKGKEYVVEKFFWEKKNTEAPIPFTEATIIRKMESSGVGRPSTYASSLNVLFKRKYIRKEKNYLLPEELGLLVNTRLCENFIEFIDEKFTASIEKKLDLVEMKKLERLQLIKDFYSSLQKCLVQTKKKPFTTKKNNLESEPEKKNLCPLCNKGEIKVKNTGRGKKYQQCSRFPHCEFMEYI; encoded by the coding sequence ATGAAAAAGCGGGTATTACTGGTAGTAGAATCTCCTTCTAAGGCAAAAACAATCCAATCTTATCTGGGGGAAGACTATCGAGTTTTAGCAACTTACGGTCATACTCAGGATCTTCCCTCCCATGTGATGGGAGTTGATATAAAGAATTCTTTTCATCCTGAATTTGAAATTATTCAGGGGAAGGAAAAGATTTTACGACAACTTCTTAAGGAAGCAAGAATTTCGTCTTCTGTTATTTTGGCTACCGATCCGGATAGGGAAGGAGAAGCTATTGCCTTTCACATAAAGAATTTTTTGCAGGAGAGTGGCGTTGCATTATTCCAGCGAATTACTTTAAAAGAGATCAGTAAGAAAGCATTAAAGAAAGAGTTACAAAATCCTGGAAAGCTAAATTTGGATCTGGTCGAAGCGCAATTAGCGAGAAGAATCATCGATAGACTTATGGGTTATTCAGTAAGTCCTCTGCTCTGGGATATACGTTCAGGTTTATCGGCAGGAAGGGTTCAATCTACTGTATTAAAGTGGATTTGTGATAGACAAAAGGAAATAGAGGAATTTGCTACCGAGGAATACTATGAGGTAAGTGCTGAACTTAGAGAGGGTCTGTTATTTCTATTAGTCGAACCTGTTGATACTTCTTTAAAAACATTACATTTATCTTCTCAGAAACAGGTGGAGGATATTATAAAAGATTTAAACAAATTAGAAAAAAATGAAACAGAAGTAAAATTAAAAGTTGTTGATATCCAATCAGAAAAGAAAACACGGTATCCACCTCCACCTTTTACTACATCTACCCTGCAACAAGAAGCCTATCGCAGGTTAAAATTTCCGGCCAACAAAACTATGTTACTCGCACAGAAACTATATGAAGGAGTTGATATAGCCGGAGAAGGAAGATTGGGTTTTATAACATATATGAGAACGGATTCTGTTCGAATTAGTGAAGAAGCGGCTTTAAAAAGGCGTATTTATATCGAAAAACAATTTGGTAAAGTGTTCATAGGTCTTATGCAAAGAAAATCCAAAAAAGGAAATATTCAGGATGCTCATGAAGCCATCCGTCCGGTAAGCATAAGCCGGGAGCCTAAGAATTATACAAATAAGTTACCTAAAGATTTATTAGATTTATATAAATTAATCTGGGAAAGATTTGTTGTATCAGGGATGGCCGCGGAGCAAAGTGTGGAATATAAATATCTTTCTAAAAGAAAAGATTATTATTTTTTAAATAAGCAAAAGGAAGTTGTTTTTGAGGGTTTCACTGTATTTACAGGAGAAAATAAGAAAAAAGAGAAACCACATCATTTAGAAAAGGGTAAGGAATATGTTGTGGAAAAGTTTTTTTGGGAGAAAAAAAATACTGAGGCCCCAATTCCTTTTACGGAAGCAACAATTATAAGGAAAATGGAATCAAGTGGAGTGGGTCGGCCTTCCACCTATGCTTCGAGTTTAAATGTTTTATTCAAACGTAAGTATATTCGAAAAGAGAAAAATTATCTATTGCCGGAAGAGTTAGGTTTACTTGTAAATACAAGATTATGTGAGAATTTTATAGAATTTATAGATGAAAAGTTTACAGCTTCTATCGAAAAAAAGTTGGATTTAGTTGAAATGAAAAAGCTTGAACGTTTGCAACTGATAAAAGACTTTTATTCATCTCTTCAGAAATGTTTAGTTCAGACAAAAAAAAAGCCATTTACAACAAAAAAGAATAATTTGGAATCAGAACCTGAAAAGAAAAACCTCTGTCCTTTATGTAATAAGGGAGAGATAAAAGTAAAAAACACAGGTCGGGGAAAGAAATATCAACAGTGTTCCCGCTTTCCTCATTGTGAATTTATGGAATATATATAG